The Zingiber officinale cultivar Zhangliang chromosome 9A, Zo_v1.1, whole genome shotgun sequence genome window below encodes:
- the LOC122021870 gene encoding probable trehalose-phosphate phosphatase 6 isoform X1, with protein sequence MVSVAEMRKQNVIVPEELALTRAMAAAAASGGDSAFLGGIAANCKIVSQLEIGNGGAGGAGGGSARINPWVDSLHASSPTHVKAAFSAAREEEEYEKWARQHPSALVNFDDIVATSKGKRIVMFLDYDGTLSPIVDDPDCAFMSDAMREAVRDVARHFPTAIVSGRCRDKVFNFVQLRELYYAGSHGMDIKGPSKQTKRTNSKDKSVSFQPASEHLPMIDEVYKTLVEKTNSISGSRIENNKFTLSVHFRCVDEKKWSSLTDQVRAVVKDYPQLTLTVGRKVLEIRPTIKWDKGKALEFLLESLGFADCSNVFPVYIGDDNTDEDAFRVSHIILIQLNIQSVKYSVYLHFRFCMKGDREWAFSFPRSQRKPKHRFPSETLLKLRNFCAVLWNGSAALPPRTELRLIKELFFP encoded by the exons ATGGTTTCGGTGGCCGAGATGAGGAAGCAGAATGTGATAGTGCCGGAGGAGCTCGCCCTCACGAGGGCGATGGCTGCGGCCGCAGCTAGCGGAGGCGACTCCGCCTTCCTAGGCGGAATCGCCGCAAACTGCAAGATTGTCAGCCAGCTCGAAATAGGAAACGGCGGCGCCGGCGGCGCCGGCGGCGGAAGCGCGAGGATCAACCCGTGGGTCGACTCCCTTCACGCCTCCTCCCCCACCCACGTCAAGGCCGCCTTCTCCGCCGCCCGCGAGGAGGAGGAGTACGAGAAATGGGCG AGGCAGCACCCTTCTGCTCTGGTAAACTTCGACGACATCGTCGCGACATCGAAGGGGAAACGCATCGTGATGTTCCTCGATTACGACGGCACTCTCTCTCCAATTGTCGACGACCCGGACTGCGCCTTCATGTCCGACGCC ATGCGAGAAGCCGTGAGAGACGTAGCGAGGCATTTCCCCACTGCGATCGTGAGCGGGAGATGCCGCGACAAG GTGTTTAACTTCGTGCAATTGAGGGAGTTGTACTACGCTGGGAGCCACGGCATGGACATCAAAGGCCCCAGCAAACAAACAAAGCGAACAAATTCTAAG GACAAATCTGTATCCTTCCAACCCGCGAGCGAACACCTTCCCATGATCGATGAGGTCTACAAAACGTTGGTGGAGAAAACAAATTCAATCTCAGGATCGAGAATCGAGAACAACAAATTCACTCTTTCAGTTCACTTCCGCTGCGTCGACGAAAAG AAATGGAgctccttaactgatcaagtcaGGGCAGTGGTCAAGGACTACCCTCAACTCACTCTCACAGTGGGAAGAAAG GTACTGGAAATTCGGCCAACTATTAAGTGGGACAAGGGGAAGGCCCTCGAGTTCTTGTTGGAATCTCTCG GATTCGCCGACTGCAGCAATGTGTTCCCAGTTTACATTGGAGACGATAACACCGACGAAGATGCTTTCAGGGTATCACACATAATTCTTATCCAATTAAACATTCAATCTGTAAAATATTCAGTGTATTTGCACTTCAGGTTTTGCATGAAAGGGGACAGGGAGTGGGCATTCTCGTTTCCAAGGTCGCAAAGAAAACCAAAGCATCGTTTTCCCTCAGAGACCCTACTGAA GTTAAGGAATTTTTGCGCCGTCTTGTGGAATGGAAGCGCCGCCCTTCCTCCAAGAACTGAGTTGAGATTAATTAAGGAGCTTTTCTTTCCTTGA
- the LOC122021870 gene encoding probable trehalose-phosphate phosphatase 6 isoform X2, whose protein sequence is MVSVAEMRKQNVIVPEELALTRAMAAAAASGGDSAFLGGIAANCKIVSQLEIGNGGAGGAGGGSARINPWVDSLHASSPTHVKAAFSAAREEEEYEKWARQHPSALVNFDDIVATSKGKRIVMFLDYDGTLSPIVDDPDCAFMSDAMREAVRDVARHFPTAIVSGRCRDKVFNFVQLRELYYAGSHGMDIKGPSKQTKRTNSKDKSVSFQPASEHLPMIDEVYKTLVEKTNSISGSRIENNKFTLSVHFRCVDEKKWSSLTDQVRAVVKDYPQLTLTVGRKVLEIRPTIKWDKGKALEFLLESLGFADCSNVFPVYIGDDNTDEDAFRVLHERGQGVGILVSKVAKKTKASFSLRDPTEVKEFLRRLVEWKRRPSSKN, encoded by the exons ATGGTTTCGGTGGCCGAGATGAGGAAGCAGAATGTGATAGTGCCGGAGGAGCTCGCCCTCACGAGGGCGATGGCTGCGGCCGCAGCTAGCGGAGGCGACTCCGCCTTCCTAGGCGGAATCGCCGCAAACTGCAAGATTGTCAGCCAGCTCGAAATAGGAAACGGCGGCGCCGGCGGCGCCGGCGGCGGAAGCGCGAGGATCAACCCGTGGGTCGACTCCCTTCACGCCTCCTCCCCCACCCACGTCAAGGCCGCCTTCTCCGCCGCCCGCGAGGAGGAGGAGTACGAGAAATGGGCG AGGCAGCACCCTTCTGCTCTGGTAAACTTCGACGACATCGTCGCGACATCGAAGGGGAAACGCATCGTGATGTTCCTCGATTACGACGGCACTCTCTCTCCAATTGTCGACGACCCGGACTGCGCCTTCATGTCCGACGCC ATGCGAGAAGCCGTGAGAGACGTAGCGAGGCATTTCCCCACTGCGATCGTGAGCGGGAGATGCCGCGACAAG GTGTTTAACTTCGTGCAATTGAGGGAGTTGTACTACGCTGGGAGCCACGGCATGGACATCAAAGGCCCCAGCAAACAAACAAAGCGAACAAATTCTAAG GACAAATCTGTATCCTTCCAACCCGCGAGCGAACACCTTCCCATGATCGATGAGGTCTACAAAACGTTGGTGGAGAAAACAAATTCAATCTCAGGATCGAGAATCGAGAACAACAAATTCACTCTTTCAGTTCACTTCCGCTGCGTCGACGAAAAG AAATGGAgctccttaactgatcaagtcaGGGCAGTGGTCAAGGACTACCCTCAACTCACTCTCACAGTGGGAAGAAAG GTACTGGAAATTCGGCCAACTATTAAGTGGGACAAGGGGAAGGCCCTCGAGTTCTTGTTGGAATCTCTCG GATTCGCCGACTGCAGCAATGTGTTCCCAGTTTACATTGGAGACGATAACACCGACGAAGATGCTTTCAGG GTTTTGCATGAAAGGGGACAGGGAGTGGGCATTCTCGTTTCCAAGGTCGCAAAGAAAACCAAAGCATCGTTTTCCCTCAGAGACCCTACTGAA GTTAAGGAATTTTTGCGCCGTCTTGTGGAATGGAAGCGCCGCCCTTCCTCCAAGAACTGA